The Arthrobacter sp. OAP107 DNA segment CCCGTAAGAAGCTCATGCCCGCCGTGTATGACCTCGCCAACCGTGGCCTGCTGCCGCCGAGCTTCGCGCTGGTCGGTTTCGGCCGGCGGGACTGGGACAACGAGGACTTCGCCTCCGAGGTCAAGGACGCCGTGAAGTCCTACGCCCGGACCCCGTTCGATGAGGCGGTCTGGAACCAGCTCTCCGAGGGCATCCGGTTCGTGCAGGGCGCGTTCGACGACGATGCCGCGTTTGAGCGGCTCGGCGAGACGATCAAGGAACTCGACGAGAACCGCGGCACCCGCGGGAACCACGCGTTCTACCTGTCGATCCCGCCGAAGGCGTTTGAGCAGGTCTGCCGGCAGCTGTCCAAGCATGGCCTGGCGCAGGCCGAGGGCGAGAAGTGGCGCCGGGTGGTGATCGAGAAGCCGTTCGGCCACGACCTCGAATCCGCACGGCAACTCAATGACATTGTCGAGTCGGTGTTCCCGCAGGACGCGGTGTTCCGGATCGACCACTACCTGGGCAAGGAGACGGTCCAGAACATCCTGGCGCTGCGCTTCGCGAACCAGCTGTTCGAGCCGCTCTGGAACGCGAACTACGTGGACCACGTGCAGATCACCATGGCCGAGGACATCGGCACCGGCGGCCGGGCAGGGTATTACGACGGCGTGGGCGCGGCCCGGGACGTGATCCAGAACCACCTGCTGCAGCTGCTGGCCCTGACAGCGATGGAGGAACCCATCTCCTTCAACGCCGATGACCTGCGCGCGGAGAAGGAAAAGGTCCTGGCCGCGGTCAGGCTCCCCGAAGACCTGTCCACGCATTCGGCCCGCGGGCAGTTCGCCGGCGGCTGGCAGGGCGGGGAGCAGGTTCAGGGGTACCTGGAGGAAGAGGGCATCCCGGCGGACTCGACCACCGAAACGTATGCCGCGATCCGGGTGGATATCAATACCCGCCGCTGGTCCGGGGTGCCGTTCTACCTGCGGGCCGGCAAGCGGCTCGGACGCCGCGTGACGGAGATCGCGGTGGTGTTCAAGCGGGCACCGAACCTGCTCTTCCGGGACCACAGCGACGACGATTTCGGGCAGAACGCGGTAGTGATCCGGGTCCAGCCCGACGAGGGCGCCACGATCCGGTTCGGGTCCAAGGTCCCCGGCACGCAGATGGAAGTCCGGGACGTGACCATGGACTTTGGCTACGGGCACTCGTTCACCGAGTCCAGCCCCGAAGCCTACGAGCGGCTGATCCTGGACGTGCTCCTGGGCGAGCCGCCGCTGTTCCCGCGGCACGAGGAAGTGGAGCTGTCCTGGAAGATCCTGGACCCCTTCGAAGAGTACTGGGCCGGCCTGGGCGAACAGCCCGAGCCGTACGCGCCCGGAAGCTGGGGCCCGGCCTCGGCTGACGAGCTGCTCGCCCGCGACGGACGCACCTGGAGAAGGCCATGATCGTAGACCTGCCGAACACCACCACCTCGAACGTTTCCAAGAAGATCCAGTCCCTGCGCGAGCAGGGCGGCGTGATCGCCCTGGGCCGGGTCCTGACCCTCGTGGTGGTCACCAAGTCCGGGCTCGAGGAAGAAGCGATCGAGGCGGCCAACGAGGCCAGCCGCGAACACCCCTGCCGGATCATCGTGCTCGCCGACGCCGGCTCGTCCGCGCCCAACCGCCTCGACGCGCAGATCCGGGTCGGCGGCGACGCCGGAGCCTCCGAGGTCATCGTGCTGCGGGGCTTCGGTGAGCTCGCCGAGGAAAGCGAGTCCCTGGTCGCCGCGCTGCTGCTGCCCGACGCTCCGATCGTGGCCTGGTGGCCGCACGGTGCACCGAAAAACGCATCCGAAACCTCGATTGGCCGCATCGCGCACCGCAGGATCACCGACTCGGCGAACGAGGCCGAGCCGCAGGTGGCGCTGGAGAACATCCGGAACACCTACAAGGCCGGCGACACCGACCTCGCCTGGACCCGGCTGACGAACTGGCGCATCCAGCTCGCCGCCGTACTGGACCAGGCCGACTCCTCGCCCGTCACCGCCGTCGCGGTCGAAGGCGCCTCGGACTCGCCCAGCACCATCCTGCTCGCGGCCTGGCTGACCCTGTCCCTGGACGCCCCGGTCACGATCGTGGCGGACCCCGCAGGCACCGGCATCCGCCGCGTCCGGCTCACCCGCCCGGGCGGCGACGTCCAGCTCTTCCGCCCCGGACTCTCCATCGCCGAACTCACCCAGCCCGGCCAGCCCGCGCAACGGATCTCCCTGCCGCGCCGCAGCCTCCGCGACTGCCTCGCTGAGGAGCTCCGCCGCTTGGACCCCGACGAAGTATTCGGCGAAGTGATTACTATTGGACTGCCACGTACCAATCTAAGGAGTGTCCGTCCCAGTGAGCGCTGAGCCCAGAGTAAGCATCCATCCTGACTCTTCCGTACTCATGGCAGCCATTGCGGCCCGCCTGATCACCAAGCTCGTGGACGTGCAGGACCGATTCGGTGAAGCGACGGTGGTGCTAACCGGAGGCACGGTGGGCATCGGAACGCTGAAGGCCGTGGCCGATTCGCCGGCCGCGCCCGCGGTGGACTGGGCAAAGGTGAACTTTTGGTGGGGCGACGAGCGTTTCGTGGGCGCCCAGGACCCGGACCGCAATGCGGTCCAGGCCCAGGAAGCGCTCCTGAAGCACATCAATGTTGATCCCGCGCGCGTCCACGTGCCCGGGTCGACGGATGACTTCGGCTCACCGGAGGAGGCTGCAGAGGACTACGCACGCCGCCTCAGCGAGGCGGCAGCGGCCGAGCACGCCGCGGACGCTTCGGACGACCGCCCCGAGGAGCCGGGCCGGCTACCCCGGTTCGACGTCGTGCTGCTGGGCGTGGGTCCCGACGCGCACGTGGCGTCCCTGTTCCCGGAGCAGGGCGGCATCCGCGAGAAGCAGCTGACGGTGGTGGGGGTCCGCAACTCCCCCAAGCCGCCGCCCGAGCGCATCTCCCTGACCCTGCCGGCGATCAACACCTCCGCTGAGGTGTGGATGGTGGTGGCAGGCGAGGACAAGGCCGGTGCCGTGGGCCTGGCCCTCGCCGGGGCCAATCCCGTGCAGGTGCCGGCGTCCGGTCCCGCGGGCCGGTCCCGGACGCTGTGGCTGATCGACGAAAACGCGGCCTCGCGCGTTCCTGAACAGCTAGTCAGGAAGGCGCCGGCCGGCTCTTAGCCGCTCCAGCGCTCCAGCCAGTACGTCTTCGGCGTCCTGGCTGGAGCGTCTTTCTTTAACGTATTCGAGGTGGGTCTTGAAGCCCTCTTCCGGGGTTTCGCCGGGCAGCCCGGCACCGGGATTGCGCGACGCCGGGCGGCCGCAGTGGCGGCAGTCCCACAAGTCCGGAATCTGGTCGTCCGGCAGCTTAAGAAAGACAGGCCGCGTCTCGTGTCCCATGGCGCACCAGTAGGAGACACAAATACGTGGCAGGGGCTCCCCGAGAGGATCATCCCCCTGGTTCTTCATTCCGGCTCCTTGAATGACACCCACGCGGGTGCCGCGGAATCCTGAAGAGGTATGCACCATGGGAACTCCCTCGCTGCTAATGGCGGCGCTGCCGTTAGATCCGATAGCGACAGTTTAGACGATATGAAGTGGAACGGGTCACCTGGTCCGCCCGGGGTGCCGGCCATCATCGCCGGGGCCGGTCCTGCAGCGCCGGCTTGATGTGATTCGGTTGGCCTGATGCGGGGAGCGGCGCTGCAGGGCCTGTTTCCCGGCGGTCATGTCCTTTATCCCGGACGGGCCAGGTACACAGGGACGGGGGCCGGGGCCTTCTGTTTCACGGCATCCGTGGGTTGCCATTAGGCGGCTCCCGTGGCCTGGGTGACCAATCGGGGGTGCAATGGTAGTGCCACATGTGAGGTTGGGAGGTCCCGGCTATGTTCGAGCATACTTTCATTGGTCTGGATGTTCACGCGGTCAACGTAGTTGGTCATGCACTGAACCCAGGCACCGGTGAAATTGTCAGGCACACGATGGGCGTCGACCCGGCCGTAGTTCTGGAGTGGGTGCGGCGGTTCGAGCCGCCTGTCAAGGTTGTGTACGAGTCCGGCCCCACCGGGTTTTCTTTGGCCCGGTACCTGCAGGAGGCGGGCATCAACTGTGTGGTGGCGGCTTCTTCAAAGCTGCTGAGGGCCCCCGGCGACCGGGTGAAAACGGACCGGCGGGATGCGCAGGTTCTGGCTGACATGCTGGCGGTCGGGTCGGTCACGGAGGTCCGCATCCCGGATCCTGACGAAGAAGCCTTGCGCGATCTGTCGCGGCTGCGCGCCGCCACGGCCAAGGACCTCGCGCACTCCCGCCAGCGGGTAAATGCCGTCCTGTTGCGCCACGGGATCCGCTACCCCAAAGTTACAAGGTGGACTCAGGAGCACCGTGCGTGGTTGCTCCACCAGCACTTTCCTGAGCTAGCGCTGCAGTTCACTTACGACGCCGATGTCGAGCAGGCCGAGCTGCTGGCCACCCACCTGGCGCGCATCGATACACAAATCGCCAGCAGGGCGGCAAACTGCCGCTACACGCAGGTCATTGACGCACTGATGTGTCTTCGCGGCATCCGACTCACGACAGCGTTCGGGCTCGCCGTCGAGATCGGTGAATGGACCCGCTTCACCGGCTCGTCCATCGGCTCCTATCTTGGCCTGGTCCCCAGCGAAGAATCATCCGGCCAATCACGGCACCAAGGCCCGATCACCAAGGCGGGGAACACCTACGCCCGAAGCCTCCTGATTGAAGCAGCCTGGCAGCACCGGCGCCCCTACTCCCGGCCGGGGGATCGATTGCTGCGCCAGTTTGATCTCGTCCCCCAGCAACCCGCATCCGGGCTCTGGAAGGGAACCACCGGCTGCATCGCAAGTGGCGACACTTCGACGAACGCCACAAGATGCCCGTCAAGGCCAACACCGCGATCGCCCGCGAACTCGCCGGCTGGTGCTGGTCTCTGGCGGCCCCGCTCCAGCAGGGAGGTCGCATGACCGCGGCCTAACGAACGTGCCACCGAGCGGTGAAAGCAGCGGAGGGCGAAGGCCAGCATCCGGAGCTAACTCGAGAACGCACTATGAGCAGACGGGCCACCCATCTCCGCCGACGCTCGATCTTAGACACCGATATTGCTCCAGCCGAACAAATCGTCCTGCGGTAACCAACCCGCGAATATCAGACTGACACTGCAGTCGACAACGACCCGCCAACACCCCAGCAGCCCACCGCCCGGCTGGCATATGGATGAGCGGCCCCCAAAAAACCGAGCCCAGGAGGCCGCTCATCCATATGCCTCTTGACAACCGGATCTACATATCAGTGCGTGCTTCCCTTGGCGGCACGGAAAAGCCCGGCCCAATCAGGAACAGATCCTGACCGGGCCGGGCTCGTCGTACTAAACGGCTGCGTCAGCCTTAGGAGTCAGCCACACCCGTGAAGCGCATCAGCAGGCCGAGCGCGATAATCACGACGCCCCAGGTGACGCCGAGGATGATGGTGAACCTGTTCAGATTGCGCTCAGCAACGCCTGAGGAGGCCAGCCCCGAGCTCATGCCGCCGCCGAACATGTCCGACAGGCCGCCGCCGCGCCCCTTGTGGAGCAGGATGAGCAGGGTCAGCAGAAGGCTGGTAATGCCCAGCAGGATCTGCAGAATCACATGAAGAACGTCCACGACGGCCTTTCCAAAGTTGGTGGATGCGGGAGCGTGCCGGTACCGGACTAGTCCGTTACGAGGTGGCTCTCGAACTTGACAATATTAGCAAACTCAGCGGGATCAAGGCTGGCACCGCCCACCAGCACGCCGTCGACGTCGCGCTCTTTGAGGATGGCGGCAGCGTTGCTGGCCTTGACCGAACCGCCGTACAGCAGGCGGACCTTGGCGGCCACGTCAGCGTCGAACAGCTCGGTGAGCTCGGCACGGATCGCGGCGCACATCTCCTGGGCGTCCTCCGGGCCCGCAACCTCACCGGTGCCGATGGCCCAGACAGGCTCATAGGCGACGACGAGTTCGGCCGCCTGCTCGGGGGTGAGGCCTTCGACGTCGGCGCGGAGCTGGTCCAGTGTGTGCTGGACGTGTGTGCCCGCCTGGCGGATCTCCAGGCCTTCCCCGACGCAGAGCACGGGGATGAGGTTGTGGCGGTAGGCAGCCTTGACCTTGGCGTTCAGGACTTTGTCAGATTCAGCATGGATGGTCCGGCGTTCGCTGTGGCCGACGAGGACGTACTTGCAGCCGAGCTTGTTCAGGAACTGGCCGGAAATGTCCCCGGTGTAGGCGCCGGAATCGAACTGCGACAGGTCCTGGCCGCCGTAGACGATGTCCAGTTCGTCGCCCTGGACGAGGGTCTGCACACCCCGGAGGTCGGTGAAGGGCGGGAAGACGGCGGCTTCCACACGGCTGTAGTCGTGCTTGGCGTCGGACAGTGTCCAGGCCAGCTTCTGCAGGAGGGTGATGCCCTGGACGTGGTCCATGTTCATCTTCCAGTTGCCTGCGATCAAAGGCGTACGGTCAAAGGTGCCGTTGGTTGACGTAGTCACGTGTTCTCCAATAGTGCCGGTCAATCTGCTGATCATGTGAACAGCCGGCAGGGCGCCTCCGCGGTGCGGAAGGTGCCCTGCCGGCTGGTGTGTCTTTAGCGGTCCAGAACGCTCAGGCCGGGAAGTTCCTTGCCTTCAAGGTATTCCAGGCTGGCGCCGCCGCCGGTGGAAATGTGTCCGAACTGGTCATCGGCGAAGCCGAGCGTGCGGACGGCAGCGGCGGAGTCGCCGCCGCCGACGACGGTGAACGCGTCGGTCTCCGTCAGCGCCTGGGCGATGGCCCGGGTGCCTGCGGAAAATGCCTCGAACTCGAAGACGCCCATGGGGCCGTTCCAGAACACGGTCTTGGCGCCCTTGATCTGCTCGGCAAACGCCCGGGCGGACTCGGGTCCGATGTCCAGGCCGATGCCCTGCGCCCCGAAGCTGCTGCCTTCGATGGCGTCGGCGCTGACCGTCTCGTGGTCGGCGTCGGCGGCGAACTTGGCTGCCACCACGACGTCCGTTGGGATAACGAACTCCGTGCCGGCGTCGGCTGCGCGCTTGAGGTAGTCCTGGACGACCGGGATCTGGTCCTCTTCCAGCAGGCTTCCGGCCACCTTGTGACCCTCGGCTGCCAGGAACGTGAACAGCATGCCGCCGCCCACCAGGATGGTGTCAGCCTTGCCGAGCAGGTTGTCGATGACCGCGAGCTTGTCAGAAACCTTCGAACCGCCGAGGACCACAACGTAGGGACGCTGGGTGTCTGCGGTCAGCTTGCGGAGGACTTCCACCTCGGTGCCCACAAGGTCGCCGAGGTACGACGGGAGCCGGGTGGCGACGTCGTAAACGCTGGCGTGCTTGCGGTGCACGGCGCCGAAGGCGTCGTTCACGAAGGCGCCGTTGTCACCGGTGAGTCCTACCAGTTCGTCAGCGAACGCGCCGCGCTCGGCCCCGTCCTTGCTGGTCTCGCGCGCGTCGAACCGCACGTTCTCGAGGACCAGGACCTGGCCGTCCTGCAGCGCAGCCGCCTTCTCCTTGGCCGAGGGTCCTACCGTGTCCTCCGCGAGGGAGACAGGGAAGGAAGCCAGCTCGGCCAGGCGGGCCACCGCCGGCTTGAGCGAGTACTTGTCTTCGGGGGCGCCCTTGGGGCGGCCGAGGTGGGCTGTTACCAGCACGCGGGCACCGGCGTCCGTGAGCTTTCCCAGTACTGGCAGTGAGGCCCGGATGCGGCCGTCGTCAGTCACTGTAGAGCCGTCGAGCGGCACATTCAGGTCACTTCGAACCAGAATGTACCGCCCGCGGACACCTTCAGCGATCAGTTCGTTGAGGGTGTGAGATGTCATGTAGCTAACCCTAGCCCAGCTTGGCCGCTACAAGCTCCGTCAGGTCCACGAGGCGGTTGGAGTAGCCCCATTCGTTGTCATACCAGGAAACAACCTTGACCTGGTTGCCAATGACCTTGGTCAAACCGGAGTCAAAGATGGACGAGGCGGGGTCGCCGACGATGTCCGAGGAGACGATCGGGGCGTCGGTGTAGGTCAGGATGCCCTGCCACTCGTCCGACTCTGCGGCCTTCTTGAGCGTGGCGTTGACTTCCTCGACGGTGGTCTCGCGGGAGACCGTCACGGTGAGGTCGGTGGCGGAGCCGGTGGGGACCGGAACGCGGATGGCGTAGCCGTCCAGCTTGCCCTTGAGCTCCGGCAGGACCAGGCCGATGGCCTTGGCCGCACCCGTGGAGGTGGGAACCATGTTGATGGCGGCGGCGCGGGCACGGCGGAGGTCGTTGTGCGGGCCGTCCTGCAGGTTTTGGTCTGCGGTGTAGGCGTGCACGGTGGTCATCAGGCCACGCTCGATGCCGAAGGCATCGTTGACAACCTTGGCCAGCGGTCCGAGGCAGTTGGTGGTGCAGGAAGCGTTGGAGATGATGTGGTGGTTCTCGGGGTCGTAGAGGCCGTCGTTGACGCCCATCACGATGGTGATGTCCTCGTCCGAGGCGGGGGCGGAGATCAGGACCTTCTTGGCGCCGGCTTCGATGTGCTTCTTGGCCGCAGCAGCCTTGGTGAAAAAGCCGGTGGACTCGATGACGATGTCAACGCCCAGGTCCTTCCAAGGGAGGTTGGCGGGGTCGCGCTCGGCCAGGACCTTGATGGCGTTGCCGTTGACGACGAGGTTGCCTTCCTTGACCTCAATGGTTTCGGCCAGGCGTCCGCCCACGGAATCGTACTTGAGCAGGTGTGCCAGCGCCTCGGGGCTGGTGAGGTCGTTGACGGCTACGATCTCAAGATCCGCGCCCTGGGCAAGCGCTGCGCGGAAGTAGTTGCGGCCGATGCGGCCGAAGCCGTTGATACCAATACGGGTCGTCACTTTAGTCTCCTTTGTGCCTTGGAAGCACAACTAGTAAGCGGGCGTTGAAGCCAACTAACAGATCCCGCACGCCATTGGGCAGAGATATTTTTCAGATCGGAGGGCGACCAGCCTCATTGCTGAAGGCTAACCGCCTTCCGTGATCCATCTTAC contains these protein-coding regions:
- the zwf gene encoding glucose-6-phosphate dehydrogenase, giving the protein MPDTLNGKRTASRSGNPLRDPRDRRLNRIAGPSSLVLFGVTGDLARKKLMPAVYDLANRGLLPPSFALVGFGRRDWDNEDFASEVKDAVKSYARTPFDEAVWNQLSEGIRFVQGAFDDDAAFERLGETIKELDENRGTRGNHAFYLSIPPKAFEQVCRQLSKHGLAQAEGEKWRRVVIEKPFGHDLESARQLNDIVESVFPQDAVFRIDHYLGKETVQNILALRFANQLFEPLWNANYVDHVQITMAEDIGTGGRAGYYDGVGAARDVIQNHLLQLLALTAMEEPISFNADDLRAEKEKVLAAVRLPEDLSTHSARGQFAGGWQGGEQVQGYLEEEGIPADSTTETYAAIRVDINTRRWSGVPFYLRAGKRLGRRVTEIAVVFKRAPNLLFRDHSDDDFGQNAVVIRVQPDEGATIRFGSKVPGTQMEVRDVTMDFGYGHSFTESSPEAYERLILDVLLGEPPLFPRHEEVELSWKILDPFEEYWAGLGEQPEPYAPGSWGPASADELLARDGRTWRRP
- a CDS encoding glucose-6-phosphate dehydrogenase assembly protein OpcA, which translates into the protein MIVDLPNTTTSNVSKKIQSLREQGGVIALGRVLTLVVVTKSGLEEEAIEAANEASREHPCRIIVLADAGSSAPNRLDAQIRVGGDAGASEVIVLRGFGELAEESESLVAALLLPDAPIVAWWPHGAPKNASETSIGRIAHRRITDSANEAEPQVALENIRNTYKAGDTDLAWTRLTNWRIQLAAVLDQADSSPVTAVAVEGASDSPSTILLAAWLTLSLDAPVTIVADPAGTGIRRVRLTRPGGDVQLFRPGLSIAELTQPGQPAQRISLPRRSLRDCLAEELRRLDPDEVFGEVITIGLPRTNLRSVRPSER
- the pgl gene encoding 6-phosphogluconolactonase — protein: MSAEPRVSIHPDSSVLMAAIAARLITKLVDVQDRFGEATVVLTGGTVGIGTLKAVADSPAAPAVDWAKVNFWWGDERFVGAQDPDRNAVQAQEALLKHINVDPARVHVPGSTDDFGSPEEAAEDYARRLSEAAAAEHAADASDDRPEEPGRLPRFDVVLLGVGPDAHVASLFPEQGGIREKQLTVVGVRNSPKPPPERISLTLPAINTSAEVWMVVAGEDKAGAVGLALAGANPVQVPASGPAGRSRTLWLIDENAASRVPEQLVRKAPAGS
- a CDS encoding RNA polymerase-binding protein RbpA — encoded protein: MVHTSSGFRGTRVGVIQGAGMKNQGDDPLGEPLPRICVSYWCAMGHETRPVFLKLPDDQIPDLWDCRHCGRPASRNPGAGLPGETPEEGFKTHLEYVKERRSSQDAEDVLAGALERLRAGRRLPD
- a CDS encoding IS110 family transposase yields the protein MFEHTFIGLDVHAVNVVGHALNPGTGEIVRHTMGVDPAVVLEWVRRFEPPVKVVYESGPTGFSLARYLQEAGINCVVAASSKLLRAPGDRVKTDRRDAQVLADMLAVGSVTEVRIPDPDEEALRDLSRLRAATAKDLAHSRQRVNAVLLRHGIRYPKVTRWTQEHRAWLLHQHFPELALQFTYDADVEQAELLATHLARIDTQIASRAANCRYTQVIDALMCLRGIRLTTAFGLAVEIGEWTRFTGSSIGSYLGLVPSEESSGQSRHQGPITKAGNTYARSLLIEAAWQHRRPYSRPGDRLLRQFDLVPQQPASGLWKGTTGCIASGDTSTNATRCPSRPTPRSPANSPAGAGLWRPRSSREVA
- the secG gene encoding preprotein translocase subunit SecG, which encodes MDVLHVILQILLGITSLLLTLLILLHKGRGGGLSDMFGGGMSSGLASSGVAERNLNRFTIILGVTWGVVIIALGLLMRFTGVADS
- the tpiA gene encoding triose-phosphate isomerase; the encoded protein is MTTSTNGTFDRTPLIAGNWKMNMDHVQGITLLQKLAWTLSDAKHDYSRVEAAVFPPFTDLRGVQTLVQGDELDIVYGGQDLSQFDSGAYTGDISGQFLNKLGCKYVLVGHSERRTIHAESDKVLNAKVKAAYRHNLIPVLCVGEGLEIRQAGTHVQHTLDQLRADVEGLTPEQAAELVVAYEPVWAIGTGEVAGPEDAQEMCAAIRAELTELFDADVAAKVRLLYGGSVKASNAAAILKERDVDGVLVGGASLDPAEFANIVKFESHLVTD
- a CDS encoding phosphoglycerate kinase; the encoded protein is MTSHTLNELIAEGVRGRYILVRSDLNVPLDGSTVTDDGRIRASLPVLGKLTDAGARVLVTAHLGRPKGAPEDKYSLKPAVARLAELASFPVSLAEDTVGPSAKEKAAALQDGQVLVLENVRFDARETSKDGAERGAFADELVGLTGDNGAFVNDAFGAVHRKHASVYDVATRLPSYLGDLVGTEVEVLRKLTADTQRPYVVVLGGSKVSDKLAVIDNLLGKADTILVGGGMLFTFLAAEGHKVAGSLLEEDQIPVVQDYLKRAADAGTEFVIPTDVVVAAKFAADADHETVSADAIEGSSFGAQGIGLDIGPESARAFAEQIKGAKTVFWNGPMGVFEFEAFSAGTRAIAQALTETDAFTVVGGGDSAAAVRTLGFADDQFGHISTGGGASLEYLEGKELPGLSVLDR
- the gap gene encoding type I glyceraldehyde-3-phosphate dehydrogenase, with the protein product MTTRIGINGFGRIGRNYFRAALAQGADLEIVAVNDLTSPEALAHLLKYDSVGGRLAETIEVKEGNLVVNGNAIKVLAERDPANLPWKDLGVDIVIESTGFFTKAAAAKKHIEAGAKKVLISAPASDEDITIVMGVNDGLYDPENHHIISNASCTTNCLGPLAKVVNDAFGIERGLMTTVHAYTADQNLQDGPHNDLRRARAAAINMVPTSTGAAKAIGLVLPELKGKLDGYAIRVPVPTGSATDLTVTVSRETTVEEVNATLKKAAESDEWQGILTYTDAPIVSSDIVGDPASSIFDSGLTKVIGNQVKVVSWYDNEWGYSNRLVDLTELVAAKLG